One segment of candidate division KSB1 bacterium DNA contains the following:
- a CDS encoding LysM peptidoglycan-binding domain-containing protein gives MRKTLNQNTHSRPTPSRQSDPEQARQIALRVERHVLKNGETLQDLAIQYKTDQISILKANGIENWDQVQPGQTILIPINEPLTE, from the coding sequence TTGAGAAAGACATTAAACCAAAACACTCACTCAAGACCAACTCCCTCCAGACAAAGCGATCCAGAGCAAGCCCGACAGATCGCCCTAAGGGTGGAGCGGCATGTTCTGAAGAATGGTGAAACGCTTCAAGACTTAGCCATACAATATAAAACGGATCAGATCAGTATCTTGAAGGCAAATGGGATTGAAAATTGGGATCAAGTTCAACCTGGGCAAACAATTCTCATTCCAATCAACGAACCGCTCACAGAGTGA
- a CDS encoding sulfite exporter TauE/SafE family protein: MAEILKLVGLFSAGVVAGFINIMAGGGSTITLPFLIFLGLDSALANGTNRIAVFVQNIAAVVSFKQAKYSQFKLSIKLSLWTLPGGILGAIAAVKISNELFQKILGIVIIGIMITLFFPRFTRNSDNNSGKDLFNPWLFYSVMLAIGFYGGFIQAGVGFLIMAALLHLMHLDLVRVNMHKVFIVFMFTLPAIIVFIITNNVKWGYAIVLSAGNAIGGWWSAKVSVKKGERVIRIVLLIAMFLMAMKLLNIF; encoded by the coding sequence ATGGCCGAAATTCTGAAACTTGTGGGCTTATTCAGCGCTGGGGTCGTCGCTGGATTTATCAACATCATGGCAGGTGGGGGATCGACAATAACGCTTCCGTTTCTGATATTTTTAGGACTAGATAGCGCATTAGCCAATGGCACTAATCGAATCGCGGTTTTCGTTCAAAATATTGCAGCGGTGGTTTCATTCAAACAAGCGAAATATTCGCAATTCAAGCTAAGTATCAAATTATCTCTTTGGACATTACCTGGGGGGATCCTCGGTGCGATTGCCGCTGTGAAGATCAGCAATGAACTATTTCAAAAAATCCTGGGGATCGTTATCATTGGAATTATGATCACACTTTTTTTCCCGCGATTCACGAGAAATTCAGATAATAATTCAGGAAAAGATCTTTTTAATCCCTGGCTATTTTACTCTGTTATGTTAGCGATTGGTTTTTATGGAGGATTTATACAAGCAGGGGTTGGCTTTTTGATCATGGCGGCATTGCTCCATCTTATGCATCTTGATCTGGTCAGAGTCAATATGCATAAGGTATTTATCGTTTTCATGTTCACTTTGCCAGCCATCATCGTTTTTATTATCACAAACAATGTAAAATGGGGCTATGCGATTGTCCTATCGGCTGGCAATGCCATTGGAGGCTGGTGGTCTGCAAAGGTTTCTGTTAAGAAGGGCGAACGGGTGATTCGAATCGTCCTCTTAATTGCGATGTTTCTCATGGCGATGAAATTATTGAACATTTTTTAA
- a CDS encoding lysophospholipase, giving the protein MSKKLLAVVILFLLFGSCTTIKLTEKEAFDVKRTISPEYFKGSRFELEEIKIPTADSLSLSGWFIQNPKAKGMVLYFGGNGFVMVTSFHIIRAIIDQNVNLLVFDYRGYGQNDGIPSVTGLKMDGLAAYDFLAREKKIMPENLIIHGHSLGSFIAAFVANERPAAGLVLECPVTDAKDWTSRLVPWFLKPLVRFEIEPALLENSNVKRLATIETPLLILAGGNDQITPSGMAEKLFQIAKSSDKQLKIIADGGHNNLPQKEEYKAALAGFYEKIFGKEKWGRGVME; this is encoded by the coding sequence ATGAGCAAAAAATTATTAGCTGTCGTTATCTTATTTTTGCTGTTCGGTTCTTGCACTACCATCAAATTGACGGAAAAAGAAGCATTTGATGTGAAGCGGACGATCAGCCCTGAATATTTCAAGGGCAGTCGCTTTGAATTGGAAGAGATTAAGATCCCAACCGCTGACAGTTTGAGTTTAAGCGGCTGGTTCATTCAAAATCCCAAGGCTAAGGGGATGGTGCTATACTTTGGCGGCAATGGGTTTGTGATGGTGACATCATTTCATATTATTAGGGCCATAATCGATCAAAACGTGAATTTATTGGTGTTCGATTATCGGGGTTATGGGCAGAATGATGGTATCCCGAGTGTGACGGGTCTAAAAATGGATGGGTTAGCAGCGTATGATTTTTTGGCTCGGGAGAAAAAGATTATGCCCGAAAATTTAATTATCCACGGCCATTCGCTGGGATCGTTCATTGCTGCATTCGTTGCCAATGAACGACCAGCGGCGGGATTGGTGCTGGAATGCCCTGTAACCGATGCGAAAGATTGGACAAGCAGGCTGGTGCCGTGGTTTCTAAAGCCTTTGGTAAGATTCGAAATCGAGCCTGCGCTGCTGGAAAATAGCAATGTGAAGCGTCTCGCTACTATTGAAACGCCGCTGCTGATCCTGGCAGGCGGGAACGATCAGATTACCCCCTCTGGAATGGCGGAAAAATTGTTCCAGATAGCGAAATCGAGCGATAAGCAGTTGAAGATCATCGCTGATGGCGGGCATAATAACCTGCCTCAGAAGGAGGAATATAAGGCGGCGTTAGCTGGATTTTACGAGAAGATTTTTGGGAAGGAAAAATGGGGTAGGGGAGTGATGGAGTAA
- a CDS encoding tetratricopeptide repeat protein — protein MARAISQPAAFRFVHLDSLDAGPFQFGRISTAVRQRLRDQKLDAVIWFNDREDSSIQIEAACADSFRMLQIAVLPFDAPIEDDFVKHIIRSLKKMSAIEKQFPTLFRIAVVTASDPSQRSWFDSLEKMVIDSLKAISINPFFAKIELIFHRMDEKNFNLDRLEEIGDNSAANLVLSCVPEANGISHSSFRPTLIVPKRASIHGILSDDSPILSGKICRLRRFDLPSFDSHHISELTDFLRGYFMLIVKQYPDAMNYFGSLKSFSASFHLAESHWDQGLVFERESSRARVDRQNAIRFWRDALSLSKNGYESALALNNIGAAFQINQQQDSAMAYYQRAYSSLNNYRDHDAYIRIAQNLGNAHLMAGQWKLALSIFESTVETMEQAKDSINLAATYENVGQIYQLLYQRNKAIAYYQKALALHEQLNNETGMIGSLNLLGNAHQENKEFPLAIRFFKQSLALSIKNHHEPKTADGYDHLGLAFQQAGELDSALFYFEKSNSLYRILDDKRGIIQTLLHQASVLQKQKLADRAIGCYEQALELLSDDDAVAAKAQIYDRLGDVYNQQNNLLPALDYYHQAASLYEQTNNFEFLSLVLFNMGLIKLKQNDYSEGYQLLKKAVSIDEQHGYNNLEGEKIFLDQIESMLKQN, from the coding sequence TTGGCACGTGCTATAAGCCAGCCGGCGGCATTTAGGTTCGTCCATTTGGACTCGCTTGATGCTGGGCCGTTTCAATTTGGGCGCATCTCCACGGCAGTTCGGCAGCGACTTCGTGATCAGAAATTGGATGCTGTTATCTGGTTTAACGATCGAGAGGATAGCAGCATTCAAATCGAAGCAGCTTGCGCCGACAGTTTCCGAATGCTCCAAATTGCAGTTTTGCCTTTCGATGCCCCTATCGAGGACGATTTCGTGAAGCATATCATTCGATCTCTCAAAAAAATGAGTGCTATCGAAAAGCAATTTCCAACTTTGTTTCGAATTGCCGTGGTCACCGCAAGCGATCCATCTCAAAGGTCCTGGTTCGATTCTCTTGAAAAAATGGTGATTGACAGTTTGAAAGCGATCTCAATTAATCCGTTTTTCGCAAAAATTGAGTTGATATTTCATCGGATGGATGAAAAAAATTTTAATTTGGACCGGCTGGAGGAAATTGGGGATAATAGCGCTGCGAATTTGGTGCTATCGTGTGTTCCTGAAGCAAATGGTATCTCACATTCATCCTTTCGGCCGACGTTAATTGTTCCGAAAAGGGCGAGCATCCATGGAATATTGAGCGATGATTCACCTATCTTAAGCGGAAAAATTTGCCGCTTGCGACGGTTTGATCTACCATCATTTGACTCTCATCACATTTCTGAACTGACGGATTTTCTCAGGGGATACTTTATGTTGATAGTCAAGCAATACCCTGATGCGATGAATTACTTTGGCAGTCTCAAATCATTTTCAGCCAGCTTTCATTTGGCTGAAAGTCACTGGGATCAGGGATTGGTGTTTGAGCGCGAATCATCCAGGGCGCGAGTGGATCGTCAAAATGCAATTCGATTTTGGCGGGATGCATTATCATTATCCAAAAATGGTTATGAATCGGCGCTTGCACTAAACAATATTGGGGCGGCTTTCCAAATCAACCAACAACAGGATAGCGCCATGGCTTATTATCAGCGCGCATATTCATCGCTGAACAATTATCGCGATCATGATGCATATATTCGCATCGCCCAAAACCTGGGGAATGCCCATTTAATGGCTGGTCAGTGGAAACTGGCGCTAAGCATCTTTGAATCCACCGTTGAAACCATGGAACAGGCAAAAGACTCGATAAACCTTGCAGCGACCTATGAAAACGTTGGTCAAATTTATCAGCTATTGTATCAGCGGAATAAAGCGATTGCTTATTATCAAAAGGCTCTGGCACTGCACGAACAATTGAATAATGAAACTGGGATGATTGGTTCGCTGAATTTGTTGGGTAATGCCCATCAGGAAAATAAGGAATTTCCATTGGCGATTCGTTTCTTTAAGCAAAGTTTAGCCTTGAGTATTAAGAATCATCATGAGCCCAAAACAGCGGACGGGTATGATCATCTCGGGTTGGCATTTCAACAGGCAGGAGAGCTGGATAGTGCGCTTTTCTATTTTGAAAAGAGCAATAGTTTATATCGGATCTTGGATGATAAAAGAGGAATTATTCAGACGCTGCTTCATCAAGCATCGGTGCTGCAAAAGCAAAAATTAGCCGATCGGGCTATCGGTTGCTATGAGCAAGCGTTAGAACTGCTGAGCGATGATGATGCAGTCGCAGCCAAAGCTCAAATTTACGATCGGTTGGGGGATGTCTATAATCAGCAAAATAATTTGCTCCCAGCGCTTGATTATTATCATCAGGCCGCATCATTGTATGAACAAACAAACAACTTTGAATTTTTATCTTTGGTGCTTTTTAACATGGGTTTAATAAAATTGAAACAAAATGACTACTCTGAAGGTTATCAGTTATTAAAAAAAGCCGTTTCCATCGATGAGCAGCATGGCTACAATAATTTAGAAGGCGAGAAGATTTTTCTCGATCAGATCGAAAGTATGTTGAAGCAAAATTAA
- a CDS encoding SDR family oxidoreductase, whose product MNQKHYLIIGGSSGIGLAITQKLAEQGHEVYVGSRTADKIPVIKNIHHFKFDVLNDQLPEDQLPEVLNGVVYCPGTINLRPFRQLKEEDFLTDFKINALGAVKTIQGTLNRMKKVEQTASIVLFSTVAVQTGMSYHASIASAKGAVEGLTRSLAAELAPKIRVNCIAPSLTDTPLAARLLGSEEKQQAAAERHPLKRFGQPEDIANLACFLLSDESSWITGQVLHVDGGMSSVRLF is encoded by the coding sequence TTGAATCAGAAACATTATTTGATCATTGGCGGCAGCTCGGGGATCGGGCTGGCTATCACTCAAAAATTGGCTGAGCAGGGGCATGAGGTTTATGTTGGCTCTCGAACCGCTGATAAAATTCCAGTTATCAAAAATATTCACCATTTTAAATTCGACGTTTTGAATGATCAATTACCTGAAGATCAACTCCCAGAGGTGCTGAACGGAGTTGTTTATTGCCCAGGCACTATCAACCTTCGACCGTTTCGACAATTGAAAGAAGAAGATTTTTTAACTGATTTTAAGATCAATGCGCTGGGTGCGGTGAAGACCATTCAAGGGACATTGAATCGCATGAAAAAAGTTGAGCAGACTGCATCAATCGTATTGTTCAGCACCGTGGCGGTACAGACAGGCATGTCGTATCATGCCTCGATCGCCAGCGCCAAAGGGGCAGTGGAGGGCTTGACCCGTTCGCTGGCCGCAGAATTGGCGCCGAAAATTCGGGTGAATTGCATCGCTCCTTCGCTCACCGATACACCGCTGGCAGCTCGTCTGTTAGGCAGTGAGGAAAAGCAACAAGCAGCGGCTGAACGCCATCCATTAAAAAGGTTCGGTCAGCCAGAGGACATCGCCAACCTGGCTTGCTTCTTATTAAGCGATGAGTCAAGCTGGATCACAGGGCAGGTGCTGCATGTCGATGGAGGCATGTCTTCGGTGAGGTTATTTTAG
- a CDS encoding aldo/keto reductase, with protein MSLVALGKSNIKITPIGLGCWQFSEGKGFAGKYWGAVEEQTMIDIVRATLEGGITWFDTAEAYGWGSSEAALARALKALGKADGDVVIATKWMPVFRTARSIIRTIDDRLKNLNGFHIDLHQIHAQYGSFSSLHKQLDAMAQLVREGKIRTIGVSNFSAKAMRKSYEYLAQQNIPLVSNQMEYNLLNRRIESNGVLETARELGITIIAYSPLAQGILSGKFHENPDLIKASKGWRRFRPEFQKRGLAKTAPVIEELKRIASKHNATASQVALRWLIQFHGDTVVAIPGATKVKQAQENASVLHFQLDQEDLMKLDEVSRSFL; from the coding sequence ATGAGCTTGGTAGCACTTGGGAAGTCAAATATAAAAATTACGCCCATTGGTCTGGGGTGCTGGCAATTTTCTGAAGGCAAGGGTTTTGCGGGCAAATATTGGGGTGCTGTTGAGGAGCAGACCATGATCGATATTGTGCGGGCGACGTTGGAAGGGGGTATCACCTGGTTCGACACGGCTGAGGCGTATGGCTGGGGCAGCAGTGAGGCGGCGCTGGCTCGTGCGTTGAAGGCGCTAGGCAAAGCCGATGGTGATGTGGTGATTGCGACGAAGTGGATGCCTGTTTTTCGCACGGCTCGCTCAATCATTCGAACCATTGATGATCGGTTGAAAAATCTGAATGGATTTCACATCGACCTGCATCAAATTCATGCGCAGTATGGCTCGTTTTCTTCGTTGCACAAACAACTTGATGCCATGGCGCAGTTGGTACGGGAAGGAAAAATTCGCACCATCGGAGTGAGCAATTTCTCCGCCAAGGCCATGCGCAAAAGCTACGAATATCTGGCTCAGCAAAATATTCCACTGGTCTCCAATCAAATGGAGTACAATTTGTTGAATCGGCGCATCGAATCGAACGGCGTGCTGGAGACGGCGAGGGAACTGGGCATCACCATTATCGCCTATTCGCCGCTGGCGCAGGGAATTTTATCTGGCAAATTTCACGAGAACCCCGACCTGATCAAAGCGAGCAAAGGTTGGCGGCGATTTCGACCCGAGTTTCAAAAACGAGGACTGGCAAAAACAGCGCCTGTGATCGAGGAATTGAAACGAATCGCTAGCAAACATAACGCTACTGCATCCCAGGTGGCGCTGCGCTGGTTGATCCAGTTTCATGGCGACACGGTGGTGGCCATTCCAGGTGCGACCAAAGTGAAACAGGCACAGGAGAATGCGAGCGTGCTGCACTTCCAGCTCGATCAGGAAGATTTGATGAAATTGGATGAGGTCTCTCGGTCATTCCTGTAA
- a CDS encoding KamA family radical SAM protein: MDTWQRILQKSLTSAKEIAERFDIPLADVEKIQNEFDIKINPYYLSLIKEKGDPIYKQVVPDLRELDDHGLFFDPLAEDRDSPVKSIVHRYPDRCLFLVSHDCASFCRFCTRKRKVGDPTQINPKFIDEGIDYIEKHSEIRDVIMSGGDPLLLSDDWLKYILHKLRRIPHVEIIRIGTRVPCFLPQRITAKLANLLKKFHPLYMNVHFNHPDELTPIAVKALGRLADAGIPLGCQTVLLKGVNDDPQVMKKLMQKLLMARVRPYYIYQADYVYGTEHFRTRVEKGLEIIQAIRGWTSGLAVPHFVIDSPGGGGKIPLLPEYVVKITDEEVVMRNYQGKIFRYTQPKETNGKHDRPEQLITDPKSNGPTCPLLDLDETSMV, translated from the coding sequence ATGGACACCTGGCAGAGAATTCTGCAAAAAAGTTTGACGAGCGCAAAGGAAATTGCCGAACGATTCGATATTCCTTTGGCTGATGTTGAAAAAATTCAAAATGAATTTGACATAAAAATAAACCCATATTATCTGTCACTGATTAAAGAAAAAGGCGATCCAATTTACAAACAAGTGGTTCCGGACTTAAGAGAGTTGGATGATCATGGATTGTTTTTTGACCCATTAGCTGAAGATCGGGATTCCCCGGTGAAAAGCATCGTCCATCGCTATCCCGACCGATGCCTATTTCTGGTATCGCATGATTGTGCGTCGTTCTGCCGCTTTTGTACCCGAAAGCGCAAGGTCGGCGATCCAACTCAAATCAACCCGAAATTCATCGATGAAGGAATTGATTATATAGAAAAGCACTCGGAAATCAGAGATGTCATTATGTCTGGGGGAGATCCATTATTGCTCAGTGACGATTGGCTGAAATATATCCTTCACAAGCTGAGGCGGATCCCGCATGTCGAGATCATCCGCATCGGGACCCGTGTCCCTTGTTTCCTCCCGCAAAGGATTACTGCAAAATTAGCCAATCTGTTGAAAAAATTTCACCCGTTATATATGAATGTCCACTTCAATCATCCAGATGAGCTTACGCCAATCGCCGTGAAAGCCCTGGGTCGCTTGGCAGATGCGGGCATCCCACTCGGTTGCCAAACTGTGCTGCTTAAAGGAGTGAATGATGACCCTCAGGTCATGAAAAAATTGATGCAAAAACTGCTTATGGCCCGAGTACGGCCTTACTACATCTATCAAGCTGACTACGTTTATGGCACAGAACACTTCCGAACGCGAGTCGAGAAAGGACTGGAAATTATTCAGGCAATCCGCGGCTGGACCTCTGGATTAGCAGTGCCTCATTTTGTCATCGATTCCCCTGGCGGCGGCGGAAAAATCCCCCTTCTGCCCGAATATGTCGTAAAGATCACTGATGAGGAAGTGGTCATGCGCAACTATCAGGGCAAGATCTTTCGCTACACCCAGCCGAAAGAAACCAATGGCAAGCACGATAGGCCAGAACAGCTCATCACTGACCCTAAATCGAATGGCCCAACCTGCCCACTGTTAGATTTGGATGAAACATCGATGGTGTAA
- a CDS encoding D-alanine--D-alanine ligase, producing MALKIAKKFIKEKVKGKEQLTLKIVVAYSSKEGLLREYQRQRRQRSKSDSIPEDFFAEGDSPETIHAVMEAIRSAGHEVIGIEGDDDALKNLAEIQPDLVFNIVEGLFGDFRESFIPLVCERLGIPYTGSDPLTLALCLNKARTKQILNYYSIPTPKFRVFYSMQDVDLWDFDFPAIIKPVAEGSSKGVFNDSVVDDADQARIQIERCFERYNEPVMIEQFLDGDEFTVAIWGNWPDVEVLPIISIKYDDLPSGARPIYSYEAKWVWDKPEKPLEIFQCPANLTHLQRRNIEAIARDAYRAMDIKDWCRIDIRMDRQGIPHILELNPLPGILPNPEENSCFPKAARTKGYSYDAMINKVIEFARKRYGI from the coding sequence ATGGCCTTAAAAATTGCAAAAAAATTCATCAAAGAAAAAGTGAAGGGAAAGGAACAGTTGACGTTGAAAATTGTGGTAGCATACAGTAGCAAAGAAGGCCTTTTGAGGGAATATCAGCGACAAAGGAGGCAAAGATCAAAATCGGACTCGATCCCGGAAGATTTTTTTGCAGAGGGGGATTCGCCGGAGACGATTCATGCGGTGATGGAGGCAATCCGCAGTGCTGGACATGAAGTGATCGGAATCGAAGGCGACGATGATGCACTGAAAAATTTAGCTGAAATCCAACCTGATTTGGTTTTCAATATTGTTGAGGGATTGTTCGGCGATTTTCGAGAATCTTTCATCCCACTCGTTTGCGAACGGCTCGGCATACCATATACGGGTTCCGATCCGTTGACCCTGGCGCTATGTTTGAATAAAGCACGAACAAAACAGATCCTGAACTATTATTCGATCCCCACCCCAAAATTTCGGGTGTTCTATTCAATGCAAGACGTTGATCTATGGGATTTCGACTTCCCGGCCATCATCAAACCGGTGGCCGAGGGAAGTAGCAAAGGGGTGTTCAATGATTCGGTTGTGGATGACGCAGACCAGGCCCGAATACAGATCGAGCGATGTTTCGAAAGATATAATGAGCCGGTAATGATTGAACAATTTTTAGATGGAGACGAATTCACGGTAGCAATCTGGGGCAATTGGCCCGATGTCGAAGTCCTGCCGATCATCTCGATCAAATACGACGATCTGCCATCCGGCGCACGTCCAATTTATTCTTATGAAGCCAAATGGGTTTGGGATAAGCCCGAAAAGCCGCTGGAAATATTCCAATGCCCAGCGAATTTGACCCATTTGCAGCGCCGTAATATCGAGGCCATAGCACGCGATGCCTATCGGGCGATGGACATCAAAGATTGGTGCCGCATTGATATTCGTATGGACCGGCAGGGTATACCGCATATTTTAGAGTTGAATCCATTGCCTGGTATTTTGCCCAACCCTGAAGAAAATTCTTGTTTCCCGAAGGCAGCCCGCACGAAAGGATATAGCTATGATGCCATGATCAATAAAGTGATCGAGTTTGCCCGAAAACGGTACGGCATCTGA
- a CDS encoding GNAT family N-acetyltransferase, producing MIEIRKMIAEDRTAVSRILEQTDMFTAAELDVALELIDIYLTNNEQKDYIIYVATNERKEVVGYVCYGPTPATDGTFDLYWIAVSPAMQQQGVGKALLNFTEQQVMLHNGRMIIIETSSQPKYKPTQDFYLRNRYQIEARIKDFYRVGDDRLIFVKRLK from the coding sequence ATGATCGAAATTAGAAAAATGATCGCCGAAGATCGCACAGCAGTATCGCGCATTCTTGAACAAACCGATATGTTCACAGCAGCCGAGCTGGATGTGGCTTTGGAATTAATCGATATTTATTTGACAAATAATGAGCAAAAAGATTATATCATTTACGTCGCAACAAATGAACGGAAGGAGGTCGTTGGATACGTATGTTACGGCCCTACGCCTGCCACTGACGGGACTTTTGATTTATATTGGATCGCAGTTTCCCCGGCCATGCAGCAGCAAGGGGTTGGAAAAGCATTATTAAATTTTACCGAACAACAGGTCATGCTCCACAACGGTCGCATGATTATCATTGAAACATCATCCCAGCCGAAATATAAACCGACGCAGGACTTTTATTTGAGGAATCGCTATCAGATAGAGGCCAGAATCAAGGATTTCTATCGAGTCGGAGATGATCGGCTGATATTTGTAAAAAGGCTCAAATAA
- a CDS encoding DUF456 domain-containing protein encodes MMWLIIAAIIGSVLIFLGFLGCIIPALPGPPLSFIALLLIAIVSDFSPPLTGNLIFIMLGMTVVVTAMDYFIPVLGAKKYGASKWGIWGSILGMLFGILYLPPLGMILGAFLGAVIAEMIAGKATSSAFKAGIGVFLGTLLGTILKLIVVSVMAYYFIVALIRL; translated from the coding sequence ATGATGTGGCTTATAATTGCTGCAATTATTGGTTCAGTCTTAATCTTTTTGGGTTTTCTTGGATGTATCATCCCAGCGCTTCCGGGACCACCTTTGAGTTTCATTGCGTTGCTCCTCATCGCGATCGTCTCGGACTTCTCGCCCCCTCTAACTGGAAATTTGATCTTTATCATGCTTGGAATGACCGTAGTTGTTACGGCCATGGATTATTTCATCCCTGTTTTGGGTGCCAAAAAATATGGCGCCTCGAAATGGGGAATTTGGGGATCAATCCTGGGGATGCTTTTTGGAATCCTTTATCTTCCACCTTTAGGAATGATCCTCGGCGCGTTTCTTGGTGCCGTGATCGCAGAAATGATTGCAGGCAAAGCGACATCATCAGCCTTTAAAGCTGGAATAGGTGTATTCCTTGGAACCTTATTAGGGACCATTTTAAAACTCATCGTTGTGAGCGTCATGGCATATTATTTCATTGTGGCTTTGATTCGTCTTTGA
- a CDS encoding PDZ domain-containing protein, whose translation MKRFNSIWMIGLILFLIAVLTVSGAIQLMGAEKEAKKKGYLGVVTQELTRHQKKALKADFGVVITEIEPNSPAERDGLMEDDVIQWVNDVKITRSSTLVRVVRGLQPGEKAKIVVIRDGKEKTITVTIGRARRSESDMFFFPNPRNFFGGYRTNRAYLGVQLHEINEDLAQYFGVQAGEGVLILDVIKDSPAQKAGLKSGDVIVKIDGESVATPRDVQEIIAEYEEDDDVSFEIIRQNKKQSLTITLGTREDEESTIIIPKRMIREFRWRGNPERSIELWLPELLPEQKDQEIIIKKKVMTDSKQRI comes from the coding sequence ATGAAAAGATTCAATTCAATATGGATGATAGGCCTCATTCTATTTTTGATAGCTGTGCTGACAGTGTCAGGGGCTATACAGTTAATGGGCGCGGAAAAAGAAGCGAAAAAGAAAGGCTATTTGGGTGTCGTAACCCAGGAGCTGACTCGTCACCAAAAAAAGGCCCTGAAGGCAGATTTTGGTGTCGTGATTACTGAAATTGAGCCAAATAGTCCTGCCGAGCGCGATGGTTTGATGGAGGATGATGTCATTCAGTGGGTGAACGATGTGAAGATCACAAGATCGAGCACGTTGGTCCGAGTGGTTCGAGGCCTCCAGCCAGGGGAAAAGGCAAAGATTGTCGTTATTCGTGATGGCAAAGAGAAAACCATCACGGTGACGATTGGTCGAGCAAGACGTTCAGAAAGCGATATGTTTTTCTTTCCGAATCCGAGAAATTTCTTCGGAGGGTATCGAACCAATCGTGCTTATCTCGGGGTTCAGCTTCATGAGATCAACGAAGACCTGGCTCAATATTTTGGCGTCCAAGCTGGGGAAGGAGTATTGATCCTTGACGTTATCAAGGATAGTCCTGCCCAGAAAGCTGGATTAAAATCTGGTGATGTCATCGTGAAAATTGACGGTGAGTCAGTCGCGACGCCGAGAGATGTTCAAGAGATTATTGCAGAATACGAAGAAGATGATGATGTCTCTTTTGAGATCATTCGGCAGAATAAAAAGCAAAGCCTAACCATTACGCTTGGAACAAGGGAAGACGAGGAATCCACCATTATTATTCCTAAGCGAATGATTCGCGAATTTCGATGGCGCGGGAACCCAGAAAGATCAATTGAGTTGTGGCTGCCCGAGCTTCTGCCAGAACAGAAAGATCAGGAGATCATCATAAAAAAGAAGGTGATGACTGATTCCAAGCAGAGAATCTGA
- a CDS encoding D-alanine--D-alanine ligase, translating into MKNRKLKILIAYNEPIKRPGYDLDYISEAGVKDEAEAVYQAILKLGHVPAYLAAKNLDQILSKIDRFGPDLIFNLCEGFHGRAQNEMYLAALWELLGIPYTGNPPLTLGLAQDKVLAKRLFQSAQILTPPYEVFLKMPEACGLDYPVIAKPSREDASLGIEQGAAILYNFDELKQRVGDLLMKYQQPILVEQFIDGREFNISILGNDPPRALAISEISFDELGTTAPHITGYEAKWLIDHPLYQKTPAICPANITIELKLRLEQIALQVYEILGGRDYGRIDTRVDADGNIFVLEYNPNPDISSEAGFVRALKAFGISYNDFVEQLIIEALKRKSNDRN; encoded by the coding sequence TTGAAAAATAGGAAATTGAAAATTCTAATTGCTTACAATGAGCCGATCAAACGCCCGGGATATGATCTCGATTATATCTCCGAAGCAGGGGTTAAGGATGAAGCGGAAGCAGTTTATCAGGCAATTTTAAAATTGGGCCATGTGCCTGCCTATCTCGCTGCCAAAAACCTGGACCAGATTTTGAGCAAAATCGACCGATTCGGCCCGGATTTGATTTTCAACCTTTGCGAGGGATTTCATGGAAGAGCTCAGAACGAGATGTATCTCGCAGCGTTATGGGAACTGCTAGGAATCCCTTACACTGGCAATCCTCCATTGACTTTAGGATTGGCTCAGGATAAAGTACTCGCCAAGAGGCTTTTTCAATCAGCGCAGATTCTCACGCCGCCCTATGAGGTTTTCCTCAAAATGCCCGAAGCATGTGGTCTGGACTATCCAGTCATCGCCAAGCCCTCTCGCGAGGACGCCAGCCTTGGAATCGAGCAGGGAGCTGCCATCCTTTATAATTTTGATGAGCTGAAGCAACGGGTTGGTGACCTCTTAATGAAATATCAACAACCGATCCTGGTGGAACAGTTTATTGATGGACGTGAATTTAATATCAGCATTTTAGGGAATGATCCGCCTCGGGCTCTCGCTATTTCTGAAATCAGCTTTGACGAATTGGGGACAACAGCGCCGCACATTACGGGCTACGAAGCTAAATGGCTGATAGATCATCCGCTGTATCAAAAAACGCCGGCCATCTGTCCAGCAAACATTACGATTGAACTTAAGCTCCGTTTAGAGCAAATAGCGCTACAAGTATATGAGATCTTAGGCGGTCGTGATTATGGCCGGATCGATACCCGAGTCGATGCGGACGGAAATATCTTCGTTCTGGAATATAATCCCAATCCTGATATCTCCTCAGAAGCGGGTTTCGTAAGAGCGTTAAAGGCCTTTGGGATCAGCTATAACGATTTTGTGGAACAATTAATTATTGAAGCGTTAAAGAGGAAATCAAATGATCGAAATTAG